One segment of Chionomys nivalis chromosome 1, mChiNiv1.1, whole genome shotgun sequence DNA contains the following:
- the Socs5 gene encoding suppressor of cytokine signaling 5 — protein sequence MDKVGKMWNNLKHRCQALFSHEGGSRSETVDLNSSRCLSVNEKSIHLGEPAPQQQSSPLRENVALQLGLSPSKAFSRRNQNCAAEIPQVVEMSIEKDSDSCATPGTRLARRDSYSRHAPWGGKKKHSCSTKTQSSLDTEKKFGRTRSGLQRRERRYGVSSMHDMDSVSSRAVGSRSLRQRLQDTVGLCFPMRTYSKQSKPLFSNKRKIHLSELMLEKCPFPAGSDLAQKWHLIKQHTAPMSPHSTFFDTFDPSLVSTEDEEDRLRERRRLSIEEGVDPPPNAQIHTFEATAQVNPLYKLGPKLAPGMTEVSGDGSAVPQTNCDSEEDSTTLCLQSRRQKQRQVSGDSHSHVSRQGAWKVHTQIDYIHCLVPDLLQITGNPCYWGVMDRYEAEALLEGKPEGTFLLRDSAQEDYLFSVSFRRYNRSLHARIEQWNHNFSFDAHDPCVFHSSTVTGLLEHYKDPSSCMFFEPLLTISLNRTFPFSLQYICRAVICRCTTYDGIGGLPLPSVLQDFLKEYHYKQKVRVRWLEREPVKAK from the coding sequence ATGGATAAAGTGGGGAAAATGTGGAACAACTTGAAACACAGGTGCCAGGCTCTATTCAGCCACGAAGGAGGAAGCCGCAGCGAGACTGTGGACCTGAACTCCAGCAGGTGTCTGTCTGTCAACGAGAAAAGCATCCATCTGGGAGAGCCTGCTCCCCAGCAACAGAGCAGTCCCTTAAGAGAAAATGTTGCCTTACAGCTGGGACTGAGCCCTTCAAAGGCCTTTTCAAGACGAAACCAGAACTGTGCCGCAGAGATCCCTCAGGTTGTTGAGATGAGCATCGAGAAGGACAGCGACTCGTGTGCCACCCCAGGAACAAGGCTCGCACGAAGAGACTCCTACTCTCGACATGCCCcgtggggagggaagaagaaacatTCCTGTTCCACAAagacccagagctcactggaTACCGAGAAGAAGTTTGGTAGAACTCGGAGCGGCCTTCAGAGGCGAGAGCGGCGCTATGGGGTCAGCTCTATGCACGACATGGACAGTGTATCCAGCCGGGCAGTCGGGAGCCGCTCTCTGAGGCAGAGGCTCCAGGACACTGTGGGTTTGTGTTTCCCCATGAGAACTTACAGCAAGCAGTCAAAGCCTCTCTTTTCCAATAAGAGAAAAATTCATCTTTCTGAATTAATGCTGGAGAAATGCCCTTTTCCTGCTGGCTCAGATTTAGCACAAAAGTGGCATTTGATTAAACAGCATACAGCTCCTATGAGCCCACATTCAACATTTTTTGATACATTTGATCCCTCGCTGGTGTCTACAGAAGATGAAGAAGATAGGCTCCGAGAGAGAAGACGGCTTAGTATCGAAGAAGGGGTGGACCCCCCTCCCAATGCACAAATACACACGTTTGAAGCTACTGCACAGGTCAATCCATTGTATAAACTGGGACCAAAGTTAGCCCCTGGGATGACGGAAGTTAGTGGAGATGGTTCCGCAGTTCCACAAACGAATTGTGACTCAGAAGAGGATTCTACCACCCTGTGTCTGCAGTCACGGAGGCAGAAGCAGCGTCAGGTGTCCGGGGACAGCCACTCGCACGTTAGCAGACAGGGAGCCTGGAAAGTTCATACGCAAATCGACTACATACACTGCCTTGTGCCAGATTTGCTTCAGATCACAGGGAATCCCTGTTACTGGGGTGTGATGGACCGATACGAAGCAGAAGCCCTTCTGGAAGGGAAACCTGAAGGCACGTTTTTGCTCAGGGACTCTGCGCAGGAGGACTACCTCTTCTCCGTGAGCTTCCGCCGCTACAACAGATCTCTGCACGCCCGGATCGAGCAGTGGAACCACAACTTTAGCTTCGATGCCCACGACCCCTGTGTGTTCCACTCCTCCACTGTCACCGGGCTTCTGGAGCACTATAAAGACCCCAGCTCTTGCATGTTTTTTGAACCGTTGCTTACGATATCACTGAATAGGACTTTTCCTTTCAGCCTGCAGTATATCTGCCGTGCGGTGATCTGCAGGTGCACTACCTATGATGGGATCGGTGGGCTCCCTCTGCCGTCAGTGTTACaggattttttaaaagagtatcATTATAAACAGAAAGTTAGGGTTCGCTGGTTAGAGCGAGAACCAGTCAAGGCAAAGTAA